The stretch of DNA GGCGTTGTATACCAATCAGCCGATGACTTTGTTGTTCGAATGGCAGATTGAACCTCTGGCCCTGGAACAGGCTCAACGTGCAGCGCGCCACTTCACCCTGCCCGCGGAGTTCGTGTTTGCCATTCCCTCCCGCGCCCAACCTTGGCATCGTTTGGCTTTTCGGCTCCGATTGCCCATCAAAGAGGAGGTGCCCGATTTGCAGCCGCCGCCTGTGTTGGTGGAAGCGGTCAACCGGGCCACTTTGTATCGCCTGCAGGAAAAAGCCCGCCAGGACGCCGAGGCGGGCCGTTGGCTGGAGGCCACCCGCCGTTTTGAGGATCTGGCCACCCGTTTGCTGATGAGCGGCGAGGTGGAGATGGCGCGCACCGTGCAACGGGAACTGGCGCGATTGCGGCGCACTTCGCGTCTTTCGCCCGATGCAGCCAAGACCATGCGTTTTGGCACCCGGGCCCTGTTGCCGCCACCGCAACTCTTGAATGAGGAGCGTGGGGGATGAATGTCTGCACGCATTGTGGTCAAACGTTGCCTTTTGGCACGCTGTTTTGCCCTGAGTGCGGCGCCCCGTTGCTGGAGCAGGGAAGCACCACCCAGAACTTGCACCGCAACCATTATGGAACGGTGTCGTCGGCGGCCGAGCCCAAGCCAGAGCCCAGCGGTGCGGTGGCCCGGGTGGAGTTGCATCTTCCCAACGGCCAGGTGGTGACTCTGCGCGGCACCGGGGAATGGACCTTGGGCCGCCAGATTGACACCAGGGCCGTGGATGTGGATTTGACATCCCACGGCGGATATGAGCACGGAGTCTCTCGGGTGCATGCTGCGTTGCGGGTCACCCCCGACGGGGTTTTCCTGATCGACCTCCAATCTTCCAACGGCACTTTCCTCAACGGACTGCGGTTGCGCCCCCATGTCCCCTACCCGTTGCGGCATCAAGACAAGGTCCTGTTGGGGACTTTTCCGCTGCAGGTGTTTTTGTTCACGACCTGAAGACCTCACCGTTTTTGGAGGGACGCGATGCCTACCTTGTTGTTGCATCTGCCCAACGAAGAACCCATTGTGGGCGAAGTGGACGACCTCCCTTCGCCGCAAGATACGCTGATTGTGCTCAAGAACCCTCGACGACGGGATGGCAAAGATGTGCATTACATCGAACCCGAGGTGACCACGGTGCTTTTCCCCATCAATCGGGTCACATTGATTGAGGTGTTGCCCTCCCTCGAGGAACAGGAAATCATCGGCTTTGTGCGTGAATAAGCGGAAGGAGGGATGATGCAGGAAAAGCGGCACTATCGGATTTTGGTGGTGGACGATGAAGAACGCATGGTGCGCTTCATCCGGCTCAACCTGGAACACGATGGCTTTGAGGTGCTGGTGGCCTTCAATGGCCGCCAGGCGCTGGACCGTGTCCGGGAAGATTTACCAGATTTGGTGCTGTTGGATGTGATGATGCCCGAAATGGACGGATTTGAGGTGTTGAGCCTGTTGCGGGAGTTCAGCGACGTGCCTGTGATCATGCTCACGGCCCGCAGCACAGAGGAGGACATCGTGCGGGGATTGAATCTGGGAGCCGATGATTACATTACCAAGCCGTTTAGCCCGCGAGTGTTGGTGAGCCGTGTACGGGCGGTGTTGCGACGGGTGGAAGCGGCGCGCGGCACAGTGTCGGGCGTCATCGAAGTGGACGATCGGCTGAAGATCGACTTCGACCGCCGCGAGGTGTGGGTGGAGGGCAAGTTGGTCAAACTGCGCCCCACCGAGTACCGCCTGCTTTACCATCTGGTGCAAAATGCCGGACGGGTGCTCACCTATGAGCAGTTGCTGCGCAAGGTGTGGGGCTATGAGTACGGCTCGGAGCATCACTATGTACGGCTCTACATCAACTATCTGCGCCAGAAACTGGAGGAGAACCCGTCCAATCCCAAATACATCCTCACCGAGCGGGGTGTGGGGTATCGGTTCGTCGATTTTCGCCGTTTGCGGCAACAACAAGCCTCGTCGCAAAACCAGGAGGGAGATACGGCCTCCAGGGGGTAATACTGGAAAAGAATTGAAAAAGCAACGGCGCCTCTTGCAAGCGCCGTTTTTTTATCAGCCCCCGATGATGGGGCCACCTGCTCTCCTTTGGCGTCCTGCTTCACCGGCGCGGGAGATGTTGGCCACGCTGAAATGTTCATCCCGCGAAAGGCAGTCAAGGGTGCACTTTTGATGAAACGCTAATTTTTCTCTGATGCATCTCTAACAAAAAGGCGCTATGTTAAGAGTGCCGCAAGGGTTGAGACGGCCATTCTCCCCTCCGCTGAGGGGATAAAAGGAGGTGAGATATGACGCTGACCAGGTGGGAACCCTTCCGCGAATTGATGACGCTCCGGGAAGCCATGGATCGGCTCTTTGACGAGGCCTTCACCATGCCGCTGCGCTTGACCGACGGTGCGGGGTTGTTGCCGCTGATCGACATGTACCAGACGCCTGAAGCGGTGGTGGTCAAGGCTACCATGCCGGGTGTGAAGCCGGAAGATCTGAACATCACGGTGCAGGGTGATGTGTTGACCATCAAGGGTGAGGTCAAGGCTGAGGAAGAGGTAAAGGATGCCACTTACCACATCCGTGAGCGCCGCTTTGGCACTTTCACCCGCACCATCCAGCTGCCGGTTCCCGTGGTGGCCGACAAGGCGCAAGCCGAATTTGAGAACGGCATCCTGACTTTGACCTTGCCGAAGGCCGAGGAAGTGCGGCCCAAGACCATCACCGTCAAGGCGAAGAAATGATCCATCCCGCAGCCAGGCTCACCGGGGAGGTCTATCCTCCCCGGTATTCCTTACTTGTGGAGAGAGAACCATGCCCCACTACACCTTTCGTTGTGAGGAATGCGGAATCGTTTTTGAGCGTTATTATTCTTTCCAGGAGTCTTTGGAAGGTATCCAGTGCCCTCAGGGACATGCTCGTGTCGTGCGCCTTTATCGCCCTCCGGCCATTGTCTTCAAGGGGAGCGGTTTTTACGTGACGGATCACGGCCGAAACAACGGTAATGGGCAAGGCCCTAAATCGTCCGAAAAGAAGGTCACTCCATCTGAGGAGAAGACGGTCAAAGGCGAAGCCAAGGCTCAGGCGACGCCTCAGGCAGCGTGATTCCCAGGTCCGATAAGAAGCAGCGGATGCGGCGGAGGAAGTTTCCGCCGCGTTATGTTTTCCCCGGCCGGCGGTTCTCGAGCATAATCAAAAGAACGGAACCAAAAACGGCTTGTCGGAGAGCATAGAAGCGGATATGCGTATCGGTTTTGTGTCCACCCGGATGGCTGGCACCGACGGAGTTTCATTGGAGACCCGCAAGTGGGCGGCGATCTTTCGCCGTTTGGGCAGTGTGGTGGTGCCCAACATCTTCGACTTTTCTCAGACGGCACCGGGTATCACCCATCGGAACGCGGATTTGCGGCGTGCGTTGCCATTGAACGACCAGCATCTGTTGATTTTGCAGCCGACCCGGGTAGTGCGCCGTAAAGGCATCGAATTGGCCCTGTCCCTGGTGTGCCAATTGCGCCGTTGGCCCAACCGGCGTCGGTTGCTGAACAAGGAACCTGTGTTGACCATTTCGCACCATGCCAGCGATGAAGACTGGGGGTATCTGGAGGAATTGCGCGCCCTGGCGCGACGCTGGCGGGCCCCGTTGTATTACGCGGCGGCGCATGGTGGAGCGCAATTATCAATTGGCCCGTGAACACTTCTCCTATGAGGCGGTATTGCCCGTGTTGGCCGATTTGTTGGAAGGGAGGTCTTGCCTGAGCAGGGTACCGCGACCGTGTCGTTGTCGGTTGGAAGGGGATACGGGGCCGAGCCGTTTCAGGGGAAAGACAGCGTAAATCCCGGCGCAGAGCGATTTGTGGAACATGGATGGCGCAGGGGGGAGCAGCATGCGCACTTGAGGCCTGGTGAGCCATGCTATAATCCAGCCAACCGGTAGGGAACTTTGCGCTTGGGAGACAATGGTGACGGGATTATGGGCCGTGGCTTTGCTGTGGATAGGCGCTGGAGGGGTAGGGCTGATTTATGGCACCCGTCGTCACCGTCGTGGCGCGTGGTGGCTTTCGGCGTTGGTGGCCCTGCTCGCCTTTTTCGTGGGCGGTGGTTTGGGCGCACCGGCCCGTCCCGTAGGGTGGGCTTTCCCCTGGCAAGGGGCAGGCTTGGGGGGTGGGGGTCCTGAGTGGGTGGTTTCGGCGGAAAACTGGCCCTGGTTTCTGCTGGCGTTGAGCCTTCCGGCCGCGGCCTTGCTCTCCGTGGTGGGGTATGCCGCAGAACGGCCCCACGGACGCATCTGGGCCGGCGTGCTGGCCCTGGGCGGCGTGGTCTCGTTGGGGGCTTTGGCGGGCAATCCCCTGACTTTGTTGTGGGTCTGGGTGTTGTTGGACGGTGTGGCGCTCACGGCAGCGTTGATTGACTCGCGGGCCGAAAAACATTCCCAGGCGGTGGCGGTGGCGTGGGGGCGCAGTGTCGGCTGGTTGGGCTTGCTGGGGAGCCTCTTTGTGCCGGCGTCCACCGCGGCGGCCCTTTTGACCTTTGCGGTGATGTGGCGTCTGGTTTGGCAACTTTGGGATGTGACGGCGGATCAGGTCCAGGGTGCTCTTCGAGGCTCAGGAGGGCTTTTGCGGCGCAGCCAGATATTACTCACGCTGATGGCCTTGCGTTTCTGGCCCTCTGGGGTTGAGGGCGTGGCGTTAGGGTTCATTGGGGCATTGGCCCTGGTAGGGGCATTGGTGGTGGCCTTTGGACCGCCGCCACGGGCGGGCGACGGTGTGGGGATGGCGTTGGGGGCGTGGGCCGTGTGGGCCGCTGCCCAGGGCCAACGGGATGCCCTCGTCGCTCTGGCGGCCCTGGCCATAATGTGGGGCGTGTTGGCCGATGCGGGCGCAGGTGGGGGGTGGCTCACCTGGCCGGCTTGGGGGGTGTTGTTGGCCTCATTGGCCTTGTTGCCTGGATCGCCGGGCGGGGCCGTGCGGGCCCTGTGGCTTCGCCTGGGGCCGAGCGCGCGAATGGCGCTCTTTGGGGCCTGGCTGTTGCTCGGCGTGGGCGTGGGAAGGCACCTCTGGCGTGCGAACCGTCAAGGTCGGGGGACGGCCCTTCCCGTGGGCGCTCAGGGCGCGTATCTCCTGGGTTTGGCTTTGCCGGGCGTGGCAGCCCTTCGCTGGAGCCTTTCGCTGAGGAATGGCGGTCTGGTGGGGTGGGCCTGGCTGGCCCTGGCGTTGGGGGCTGGGGTATGGTTCGGCGTGCGCCGCTGGCGCCAACGCTGGCCTGTCGCCAGCGAACCAGGCCCATGGAGACGCGGGAGCCAACGGGCGCATCAAGCCCTGGCAGATACCCTCTGGTCGCTGTACCGGGGTCTGCAACGCAGCATAGCCTTTATCACGGCCCTGATGGAAGGGGAAGGCGGCGTGTTGTGGGCCATGGTGCTGCTGGGCGGATTGATCATCTGGATGACCAGGGGGGCACGATGAACGAAAACCAGGTGTTGGAGGTGATGGCCGCTGGGGCCATGGTCACGGCGGCGTGGGGGAGCCTGGTGGCCGCCCGGTGGCGGGTGTTGGTGGCCTGGCTGGCGGTCGCCCAGTTGGGGGTCTTCGCCCTGCTGTTGGGTGCCTGGCCGCCAGCGCAGGCGGCGGCCTGGCTGGTGGCCGGTTGGTTGACGGCGGCCATCCTGGGATTGAGCCAGCAGGCCGCCCCAGCGCAGCCGGAGTCGTTCGACCTGGGCGATACGGTTTTGCGCCTTGCTGTGGGTGTGTTGGGTATGCTGGTGGCACTGTCGCTCGCCCCCCAGGCATTGTCCTGGTTCCCCGGAAGTAGCCTGCCGCGCGTCTTTGGGGGATTGACCATGGTGCTGTTGGGGTTGATGCAGGTGGGCTTGAGCCATCATCCCTTGCGGGTGACGGAGGGTTTGTTGCTGGTGTTGGGTGGGTTTGGCGTGTTCTACGCGTTGTTGGAAACCTCATTGCTGGTCACGGCTTTGCTGGCGGTGTTGGAGATTGCCGTGGCTCTGGGATGTGGCTACATCACGCTGTTACTTGCCCCCGTTGGGGAGGAGCGGTGATGAAAGCGCCCTGGCTCTGGATGCTTCTCCCCGGATTGCTGGGGCTGGTGTTGCTGGTCTGGCGACCGCCTACCCGGCAAGGGGCGTGGTGGGCGGGGGCGTTGGGCTTCGTGCTGCTGTCCGTGGCTTCAGTGGTTCCCATTGAGGCAGCCGTGTTGTGGGGACGATGGGCCTTCCGGTTGGACGCCAGCATGGTCGTGCTGGGACGCCAGTTTGTGTTGCCCGATGCGGCCCGGCCATGGCTGATCATGCTTTACGCTGGGCTGGTGCTCTGGATGGCAGGGGCGTATGCCGCCCGCGCACCGGCGTACGCCCCCGGCCTAGCTCTGATGACGATAGCTCTGGGCGTGGGGGCTTTGGCAGTACGCCCTCCGTTGTACGCCGTGTTGCTGATGGCCATGGCCGCCTGGGGAAGTCTCCCCTTGTTGGTGCACCGGGAAGCGCCCCAGGCGCGAGGGGCGGTGCGTTGGTTGGCGTTTCAAACGCTGGCCGTTCCTCTGTTGTTGTACGCTGGCTGGTTGCTTTCCCTCAACCAGGGGGGCGGTGCAACGCCGCTCAGCCTGCGTGCGGTCGGGCTGTTGGGATTGGGCGTGGCCTTGCTGCTCGCCTTGTTCCCCTTCCATTCGCCTATCTCTCTCCTCAGCGAAGAGACCTCGCCGCACGCTTTGGTGTGGATTGTTTTGTTGACCACCGGGGTGGTGGGCACCTGGGCGATGGGGTTTCTCTATGGCCTGCCCTGGGTTCGAGAAGCCCGGGTTCTGCTCTGGTTGCGCACTGTGGGCGTTTTGATGTGGGCTTTGGGTGGGCTTATGGCCCCGTTTCAGCGTCATGCAGGTCGGATGCTGGGCTATGCCGTGCTGGCCGAGGCGGGCATGATGCTCGTGGCTTTGAGTTTGCCTGCTCAGGAAGGCGTGCCCTTGTTCTTCCTCCTCTGGGTGGTGCGCCTTGTGGCTTTGGCGCTTTGGGGGACTGGCTTGGCGAGGTTGCGCATCGTTGGTGGCGGGTTGGCTTTTCGGGGTTTGTTGGGCTTGGGCAGGGCGTATCCGTTGGCGTCGGTGAGCGTGGTGGTGGCAGCGTTGACCCTGGCCGGGGTACCATGGTTGCCTGGATTTCCCACCCGCATGGCGTTGTGGGAGGCCCTGGCTCGTACTTCCCTCTGGGCGTTAGGAGGGGCTTTGTTGGGAACAGGGGGGTTGGTGGGTGGGGCTTTTCGTCTGGTAGGGGGGTTGTTTACGGGGGCTGGAGAGCAGGAGACGCCCACGGAGCGCAAATTTGCCTGGGGAGATGTTTTCCCTTTGGGCATGACGCTGTTCCTGGTCGTGTTGGGTGGGCTTCTCCCGGATTTGTGGGTGGTTCCTCTGATCGAGATAGTTCAACGGCTCTGGTTGCAATCGCCGGGGCCGTGATTGCCCCGTGCTATAATGGCGGCGAACAAACCCGCATGATGGATGAGGTGCGTCGATGGCGGAGTTTAATCCCGAACAAATTCTCCAGCGTATGGAGTGGTTGGAGCAAGAGCGCCGTAAGGATCGGACGACCATTGCCTCCTTGCAGGAGCGATTGGTGGCATTGGAAGGTGAGTTGCGTGGGGCGCGTGATGAGGTCAAGGGGTTGAACGATGAGGTGGCACACCTGAAAGCCATGCTGGCCAAAATGGATCACCTGGAAGCCAGGCTGGCAGAACATGAAGAAGCCGCTGCTGCGCGACTGGCGGAACAGGAAGAGCGGATACAGGCCTCGTGGAAACCGGAAGTGGAGTGGCTGAAGCAACAGGTGGAGGACTTGCAAACCGACTTCAAGCGATTGGAGCAGGAGGCCCGGAAATGGCCCTCTTTGGAATCCCGCCTGGCAGAGACCAAAGACACCTTTAATCAGGTCAATCGTCGGTTGGCTGAAGTGGAATATCGCATGGGAGCCATCGACGAACTGCGGGAGGAGCAGCAACGCACGGCGCGTTTGTTGCAAGAGGCGCAGGACCGCGAGACCCGGCGTCTGAGCGACCTGCAAGGCGAGGTCAGCGCCCTGCGGAAGCGTCTGGAGGAGCGGCTGGGGCAGTTGCAGTTGCTCGGCGAGCAGTTACAGAAAGTGGAGATACGCATCGGCGAATTGCGGGCTGCCGAAGATGCGCGCTTGCAGGAGCAGCAGGAGTTCATCGAGAGCCAGATGCGCCAGCAGATTGACCGTGAACGGATGTGGAAGCAGTGGGAAGCCCGCTTTGGGGAAATCGAGCGTCTCTCCCAGCAAATGGAAGCCCATGTGGAGGCGTGGCAGGAAACATTGCGCAACTTGCGGCAGGCCGAACAACGCTTTGAGGAGATGACCGAGCGGCTCGATCGCCGCATCCGCGAGATTACCGAAATGCAGCGGCTCGCTGAAGACCGCTTCCGCCAGGAGTGGCACGCGTTCAAGGCGGACGATCAAAAGCGCTGGGCGAATTATGTCCTGGCCCAGGAGGAAAAAGGCCGCGATCTGGATCGCCGCTTGGAGAAACTCCACGCCGATTTGGCCCGCCTCCAGGAACAAGCCCAGATGTTGACCGACCTCCTGAACATGAGCGACGAGCAGACCCGCAAGCGTTTGCAGGCGCTGGTTGCCCTGGCTCAGGAGTGGCTGCAGGATTACGAGCGCACACTGAAGGCGTTGCGCTGAGGTTAAGGCGAGGCCTGCCAGACCCAACGCCCGCCCACCATCGTGGCCAGAGGGCGTTGGGAGGGGAGGGCTTCAGGGGGCAATCGAAAGGGATCGTGCCGCAAAACGATGAGATCCGCCGCATAGCCTGGGGCTAGTCGCCCGAGGTGGTTTTCCCATCCGGCGGCATAGGCCGGACCGGTGGTGTAGGCAGCCAGGGCTTGCTGGAGGGAGAGCCGCTCTTGGGGATACCAGGCCTGCTCCGGGGTGTCCAGAGGCGCCCGTTGCACGGCGGCGTATAGCCCCAGCCAGGGGTTGGGCGCTTCGACCGGCGCATCGGAGCCGAAAGCAAGCACGGCGCCCTGGTTGCTGATGCTGCGCCAGGCGTAGGCCGTAGCACAGCGTTCGCCCCAGGCGCGTTGGGCAAAGGGGCGGTCGCTGAGCGCGTGGAAGGGTTGCATGGAGGCGATCACTCCCAGCCTCCCGAGGCGGGGTACATCTTGCGGATGGAGCAACTGGGCGTGTTCGAGGCGGTGGCGGAGAGGGGGGAGCCCCTGGGCGCGTTCGTAGGCGCGCAGGTGTTCGTACGCGTTGAGCACTTCGTGGTTGGCCCGGTCGCCAATGGCGTGGATGGTCAGGCTGAGGCCATGCGTCACGGCACGGCGGGCAAAGGCCAGGATAGCCTCGGCATCCAGCAGCAACATGCCTCGCTCTCCGGGGCGATCCGTGTAAGGCTGGAACATGGCGGCTGTGCGTGGACCCAGAGCGCCATCGGCAAAGGCTTTGAGTCCGCCGAGGCATAGCCAGTCGTCGCCGAAACCGGACCGCAGGCCGGCCTCGATGAGCGCATCCAAGGCCTCGATGGGGAGGTTTTTGAGTACGCGCAGGCGCAGTTCGCCCCTTTCGTGTAGCCGTTGCAGGGCGCGGAAGGCCGGAACGCGATCGAAATCGTGCACGCTGGTGATGCCCAAGCCCCACAGGGTCTCTTGGGCGTGGCGCAGGGCGGCGAGGGTTTCCTCTTCCGTGGGCGGGGGGATGATCTGAGAGGCCAGACGCATCGCCCCTTCGAAAAGCAGGCCATTGGGGCGCCCCTGGTCGTCGCGGCCGATGCGTCCGTTGGCCGGGTCTGGGGTTTGGGCGGTGATGTGGGCCTGGGCCAGTGCTGTACTGTTCACCCAGGCGGCGTGCAGCGATTGGGCTGTCAGATACACCGGATGATGAGGAGCCACTTTGTCCAGATCGGCGGCCGTAGGAAAGGCATCCCCCCAGTCGTTTTGGTTCCAGCCGTGGCCCAGGATCCATTGGCCGGGTGGGGTCAGGCGTGCGCGTTGAGCGACGCGCGCCAAGCAGGCCTCTTTGGTGGTCGTGGCGCAGTCCACTTTGCGCAGGTTGAGCGCGTAGTGTCGCAGATGGATGTGGGCGTCGGTCAGCCCGGGGAGTACGGTGGCCCCGCCCAAATCTTCTTCCCGCTGGATGCAGGTGGCATAGGCCTCCCGCAGGTCTTCTTGACGACCTATGGCCTGGATTTTGCCCTGGGGGCCAATGAGCAGCGCCTCGACCACCGGTTGGGTGGCGGAGAAAGTATAAATCCGGGCGTTACTCAGCAATTCCATGGGGTACACTCCTTGCGCTGGCGTTGTGTGGCAGCCATCGGGCCGTTTTTTGACCGGAGAGCCGCTGCCTTCATCTCTCCTCGCCGGGTTCAACATATCACATCAAGCGCCATAAGGCAATGCAAGTCGCTTGACTCAACTTAGGGTACAATCAAAACCATGCAGAGGGTGTGGTGGGTTTTGCGTTTTCGGCGCCGACGGGAACAGGCCCCTGCGCGGCGTCGGCAGCATCGCTGGGGACAGTGGGCCTGGACGTTGGTGACCCTGGCTGTGTTGGGGGTTTCGCTGGTGACG from Anaerolineae bacterium encodes:
- a CDS encoding FHA domain-containing protein; translation: MNVCTHCGQTLPFGTLFCPECGAPLLEQGSTTQNLHRNHYGTVSSAAEPKPEPSGAVARVELHLPNGQVVTLRGTGEWTLGRQIDTRAVDVDLTSHGGYEHGVSRVHAALRVTPDGVFLIDLQSSNGTFLNGLRLRPHVPYPLRHQDKVLLGTFPLQVFLFTT
- a CDS encoding response regulator transcription factor, which encodes MMQEKRHYRILVVDDEERMVRFIRLNLEHDGFEVLVAFNGRQALDRVREDLPDLVLLDVMMPEMDGFEVLSLLREFSDVPVIMLTARSTEEDIVRGLNLGADDYITKPFSPRVLVSRVRAVLRRVEAARGTVSGVIEVDDRLKIDFDRREVWVEGKLVKLRPTEYRLLYHLVQNAGRVLTYEQLLRKVWGYEYGSEHHYVRLYINYLRQKLEENPSNPKYILTERGVGYRFVDFRRLRQQQASSQNQEGDTASRG
- a CDS encoding Hsp20/alpha crystallin family protein, encoding MTLTRWEPFRELMTLREAMDRLFDEAFTMPLRLTDGAGLLPLIDMYQTPEAVVVKATMPGVKPEDLNITVQGDVLTIKGEVKAEEEVKDATYHIRERRFGTFTRTIQLPVPVVADKAQAEFENGILTLTLPKAEEVRPKTITVKAKK
- a CDS encoding FmdB family transcriptional regulator, whose amino-acid sequence is MPHYTFRCEECGIVFERYYSFQESLEGIQCPQGHARVVRLYRPPAIVFKGSGFYVTDHGRNNGNGQGPKSSEKKVTPSEEKTVKGEAKAQATPQAA
- a CDS encoding glycosyltransferase family 4 protein; translated protein: MRIGFVSTRMAGTDGVSLETRKWAAIFRRLGSVVVPNIFDFSQTAPGITHRNADLRRALPLNDQHLLILQPTRVVRRKGIELALSLVCQLRRWPNRRRLLNKEPVLTISHHASDEDWGYLEELRALARRWRAPLYYAAAHGGAQLSIGP
- a CDS encoding amidohydrolase; translation: MELLSNARIYTFSATQPVVEALLIGPQGKIQAIGRQEDLREAYATCIQREEDLGGATVLPGLTDAHIHLRHYALNLRKVDCATTTKEACLARVAQRARLTPPGQWILGHGWNQNDWGDAFPTAADLDKVAPHHPVYLTAQSLHAAWVNSTALAQAHITAQTPDPANGRIGRDDQGRPNGLLFEGAMRLASQIIPPPTEEETLAALRHAQETLWGLGITSVHDFDRVPAFRALQRLHERGELRLRVLKNLPIEALDALIEAGLRSGFGDDWLCLGGLKAFADGALGPRTAAMFQPYTDRPGERGMLLLDAEAILAFARRAVTHGLSLTIHAIGDRANHEVLNAYEHLRAYERAQGLPPLRHRLEHAQLLHPQDVPRLGRLGVIASMQPFHALSDRPFAQRAWGERCATAYAWRSISNQGAVLAFGSDAPVEAPNPWLGLYAAVQRAPLDTPEQAWYPQERLSLQQALAAYTTGPAYAAGWENHLGRLAPGYAADLIVLRHDPFRLPPEALPSQRPLATMVGGRWVWQASP